Proteins encoded within one genomic window of Ideonella dechloratans:
- a CDS encoding transporter substrate-binding domain-containing protein — MSQTRFAFTTRRTALALAVFSAVLGTAAQAETTDTLKKIKDSGTITLGVRESSGALAYTLGNGKYVGFHTEMAERVAQDIRKKLGMSSITVKYQPVTSQNRIPLVQNGTVDLECGSTTNNRAREKDVAFAVTTYVEEVRIAVKANSGINSIKDLAGKTVATTTGTTSVQTLRKHERATGLDFKELYGKDHADSFLLLESGRADAFVMDGQILAGNISKSKNPKDFKIVGEVLSVEPIACMLRKDDPAFKTAVDDSIKAMMKNGELAKLYDKWFMQPIPPANVAVGLPMSQATKEAWAHPNDKPMEDYAAKK, encoded by the coding sequence ATGTCACAGACCCGTTTTGCTTTCACCACCCGCCGCACCGCCCTCGCCCTGGCGGTCTTCTCTGCCGTGCTGGGCACCGCCGCCCAGGCCGAGACGACGGACACCCTGAAGAAGATCAAGGACAGCGGCACCATCACGCTGGGCGTGCGTGAATCGTCCGGTGCCCTGGCCTACACCCTGGGCAATGGCAAGTACGTGGGCTTCCACACCGAGATGGCCGAGCGCGTGGCGCAGGACATCCGCAAGAAGCTGGGCATGAGCTCGATCACCGTGAAGTACCAGCCGGTCACCTCGCAGAACCGCATCCCGCTGGTGCAGAACGGCACCGTGGACCTGGAGTGCGGCTCCACCACCAACAACCGCGCCCGCGAGAAGGACGTGGCCTTCGCCGTGACGACCTACGTCGAGGAAGTGCGCATTGCCGTGAAGGCCAATTCGGGCATCAACTCGATCAAGGACCTGGCCGGCAAGACCGTGGCCACCACCACCGGCACCACCTCGGTCCAGACCCTGCGCAAGCATGAGCGCGCCACCGGCCTGGACTTCAAGGAGCTCTATGGCAAGGACCACGCCGACAGCTTCCTGCTGCTGGAATCGGGCCGCGCCGACGCCTTCGTGATGGACGGCCAGATCCTGGCCGGCAACATCAGCAAGTCCAAGAACCCCAAGGACTTCAAGATCGTCGGCGAGGTGCTGTCGGTGGAGCCCATCGCCTGCATGCTGCGCAAGGACGACCCGGCCTTCAAGACCGCGGTGGACGACAGCATCAAGGCCATGATGAAGAACGGCGAGCTGGCCAAGCTGTACGACAAGTGGTTCATGCAGCCGATCCCGCCGGCCAATGTGGCCGTGGGCCTGCCGATGTCGCAAGCCACCAAGGAAGCCTGGGCGCATCCGAACGACAAGCCGATGGAAGACTACGCAGCCAAGAAGTAA
- a CDS encoding sigma-54-dependent transcriptional regulator yields MSQELSVLLVEDDLPMQLGCLQALQLAGLTVDAVESAEAARPRLTAGFPGVVVTDMRLPGADGLSLVRHCHELEPELPVIMITGHGDVSLAVEAMRSGAYDFIPKPFSPEVLVEVVRRALDKRALTLEVVALREALARKEGGTARLIGRSPQMVAVRQLVARVASARADVLIRGETGTGKELVAQALHDLSGRKGPLVALNCGGLPDNLLDSELFGHEVGAFTGAAKRRIGKIEHAHHGTLFLDELESMPMGVQIKLLRVLQDRVVERLGSNAQVAVDCRVVAATKDDLLHKAQDGSFRSDLYYRLNVVTIDLPPLRERREDIPLLLEHFLLLAASRYGLPQPVVSAAQLRALMAHHWPGNVRELRNVADCLVLGVPSEVLGDGEVPAAATMLSLAETVEDFERSLIREALGRHGGSITRAAQALRVPKTTLADKVRKYGLQSVSSPAQ; encoded by the coding sequence ATGAGCCAAGAACTCTCCGTGCTGCTGGTCGAGGACGACCTGCCCATGCAACTGGGCTGCCTGCAGGCCCTGCAGCTGGCCGGGCTGACCGTGGACGCCGTCGAATCGGCCGAGGCCGCGCGGCCCCGGCTGACGGCCGGCTTCCCCGGCGTGGTGGTGACCGACATGCGCCTGCCCGGCGCCGACGGCCTGAGCCTGGTGCGCCACTGCCACGAGCTGGAACCCGAGCTGCCGGTCATCATGATCACCGGCCACGGCGATGTGAGCCTGGCAGTGGAAGCCATGCGCAGCGGCGCCTACGACTTCATCCCCAAGCCCTTCTCGCCCGAGGTGCTGGTGGAGGTGGTGCGCCGCGCGCTGGACAAGCGCGCCCTCACGCTCGAAGTGGTGGCCCTGCGCGAAGCCCTGGCCCGCAAGGAAGGCGGCACAGCCCGCCTCATCGGCCGCTCACCGCAGATGGTGGCGGTGCGCCAGCTGGTGGCGCGCGTGGCCTCGGCCCGGGCGGACGTGCTCATCCGCGGCGAAACCGGCACCGGCAAGGAGCTGGTGGCCCAGGCCCTGCATGATCTTTCCGGCCGCAAGGGCCCGCTGGTGGCCCTGAACTGCGGCGGCCTGCCCGACAACCTGCTGGACAGCGAACTCTTCGGCCACGAGGTCGGCGCCTTCACCGGCGCGGCCAAGCGCCGCATCGGCAAGATCGAACACGCCCACCACGGCACCCTGTTCCTGGACGAATTGGAAAGCATGCCCATGGGCGTGCAGATCAAGCTGCTGCGCGTGCTGCAGGACCGCGTGGTGGAGCGCCTGGGCTCCAACGCCCAGGTGGCGGTGGACTGCCGCGTGGTGGCCGCCACCAAGGACGACCTGCTGCACAAGGCGCAGGACGGCAGCTTCCGCAGCGACCTGTACTACCGCCTCAACGTCGTCACCATCGACCTGCCGCCCCTGCGCGAACGGCGCGAGGACATCCCCCTGCTGCTGGAGCACTTTCTGCTGCTGGCCGCCAGCCGCTACGGCCTGCCCCAGCCGGTGGTGAGCGCCGCCCAGCTGCGCGCCCTGATGGCCCACCACTGGCCCGGCAACGTGCGCGAGCTGCGCAACGTGGCCGACTGCCTGGTGCTGGGCGTGCCCAGCGAAGTGCTGGGCGACGGCGAAGTGCCCGCCGCGGCCACCATGCTTTCACTGGCCGAAACGGTGGAAGACTTCGAACGCAGCCTCATCCGCGAAGCCCTGGGCCGCCACGGAGGCAGCATCACCCGCGCCGCGCAGGCCCTGCGGGTGCCCAAGACGACGCTGGCGGACAAGGTGAGGAAGTATGGGTTGCAGTCGGTCAGCAGCCCAGCGCAATGA
- a CDS encoding ATP-binding protein: MLLTLLALGLMLLAGWGAFTVSVQRRTEQLRAESNHQLDLFAAAVQGMVRRLEPMPATVQLSTEVQALLRQPGDPARVQAASSYLRRLNAHLGGVQLFVQDQRGIVLAASDPALVGDDLSFRPYFLEALSGRVGRHFAIGVRDGVPGYYVSHPIHDGAKVVGVAVLKIGLDPVDEAWGMLGAPALLADSNQVVILSSRPEWIYTALAELPLERKVDLQVTRLYGNHRITRFPLQVDLRVDEDSQIVEGVLPAGLGTGAAGRGPQGRVAASRGMLVLGRTLDGTDWRLLMFADLRSVRQQAAQDSLLAGVSAGFVLLLMLLVNQRRRIVQQKLQLNAELEEKVAARTQALSETNARLRKEVREREQAEHTLREAQDELVHAGKMAALGQLATGITHELTQPLGAIRTLSGNAVAFMQRGQLDAVSGNLAIMARLAEQMGAIIEPLKGFARKSKAQPQAARLATAVHNALFLYHQRIRNEQVTVHDATADSPLAAWCDPNRLEQVLINLIGNGLDAMREQPQRALWIDAAAQDGRVALRVRDQGPGLDPALRDRVFEPFFSTKSAGGGLGLGLAISRDIAREAGGELEADNHPDGGACFTLWLPPVPTPTAP; this comes from the coding sequence TTGCTGCTCACCCTGCTGGCGCTGGGCCTGATGCTGCTGGCCGGCTGGGGGGCCTTCACCGTCAGCGTGCAGCGCCGCACCGAGCAGCTGCGGGCCGAATCCAACCACCAGCTGGACCTGTTCGCCGCCGCTGTGCAGGGCATGGTGCGCCGGCTGGAGCCCATGCCCGCCACCGTGCAGCTCAGCACCGAGGTGCAGGCCCTGCTGCGCCAGCCGGGCGACCCGGCGCGGGTGCAGGCTGCCAGCAGTTACCTGCGGCGGCTGAACGCCCACCTCGGCGGGGTGCAGCTCTTCGTGCAGGACCAGCGCGGCATCGTGCTGGCCGCCAGCGACCCGGCCCTGGTGGGCGACGATCTCTCCTTCCGCCCCTACTTCCTGGAGGCCCTGTCCGGCCGGGTGGGGCGGCACTTCGCCATCGGCGTGCGTGACGGCGTGCCCGGCTACTACGTCTCGCACCCCATCCACGATGGCGCCAAGGTGGTGGGCGTGGCCGTGCTCAAGATCGGCCTGGACCCGGTGGACGAGGCCTGGGGCATGCTGGGCGCGCCGGCCCTGCTGGCCGATTCCAACCAGGTGGTCATCCTGTCCTCGCGGCCGGAATGGATCTACACCGCGCTGGCCGAGCTGCCGCTGGAGCGCAAGGTGGACCTGCAGGTCACCCGCCTGTACGGCAACCACCGCATCACCCGTTTCCCGCTGCAGGTGGACCTGCGGGTGGACGAGGACAGCCAGATCGTCGAAGGCGTGCTGCCCGCCGGGCTGGGCACCGGGGCGGCGGGGCGCGGGCCCCAGGGCCGCGTGGCGGCCAGCCGCGGCATGCTGGTGCTGGGCCGCACGCTGGATGGCACCGACTGGCGCCTGCTGATGTTTGCCGACCTGCGTTCCGTGCGCCAGCAGGCCGCGCAAGACAGTCTGCTCGCTGGCGTCAGCGCCGGCTTCGTGCTGCTGCTGATGCTGCTGGTCAACCAGCGGCGGCGCATCGTGCAACAGAAGCTGCAGCTCAACGCCGAGCTGGAAGAGAAGGTGGCCGCCCGCACCCAGGCCCTGAGTGAAACCAACGCCCGCCTGCGCAAGGAAGTGCGCGAACGCGAGCAGGCCGAGCACACCCTGCGCGAAGCGCAGGACGAGCTGGTGCACGCCGGCAAGATGGCCGCGCTGGGCCAGCTGGCCACCGGCATCACCCACGAGCTGACGCAGCCGCTGGGCGCCATCCGCACCCTGTCGGGCAATGCGGTGGCCTTCATGCAGCGCGGCCAGTTGGACGCGGTCAGCGGCAACCTGGCCATCATGGCCCGCCTGGCCGAGCAGATGGGCGCCATCATCGAGCCGCTCAAGGGCTTTGCCCGCAAGTCCAAGGCCCAGCCGCAGGCCGCCCGCCTGGCCACCGCCGTGCACAACGCGCTGTTCCTGTACCACCAGCGCATCCGCAACGAACAGGTGACCGTGCACGACGCCACCGCCGACAGCCCCCTGGCCGCCTGGTGCGACCCCAACCGTCTGGAACAGGTGCTGATCAACCTCATCGGCAACGGCCTGGACGCCATGCGCGAACAGCCGCAGCGCGCGCTGTGGATCGACGCCGCCGCGCAGGACGGCCGCGTGGCCCTGCGCGTGCGCGACCAGGGCCCCGGCCTGGACCCGGCCCTGCGCGACCGCGTCTTCGAGCCCTTCTTCAGCACCAAGTCGGCCGGAGGCGGCCTGGGCCTGGGCCTGGCCATCTCGCGCGACATCGCCCGCGAGGCCGGCGGCGAGCTGGAGGCGGACAATCACCCCGACGGCGGCGCCTGCTTCACCCTGTGGCTGCCGCCCGTGCCCACCCCCACCGCCCCATGA
- a CDS encoding nuclear transport factor 2 family protein translates to MQDLLLLLQGLEVELHHPGTRCSPSRLDALLHPQFHEIGRSGRAYDRETVLGFLATLSEHPPVVSEGFEVALLAPQVALLTYRSAHRQADGTLHLHTHRSSVWVQDGGEWRLRYHQGTPASSN, encoded by the coding sequence ATGCAAGACCTGCTTCTTCTGCTGCAGGGCCTGGAAGTGGAACTGCACCACCCTGGCACACGCTGCAGCCCCTCGCGCCTGGACGCGCTGCTCCATCCCCAGTTCCACGAGATCGGCCGATCCGGCCGCGCCTACGACCGGGAGACGGTGCTGGGCTTTCTCGCCACCCTGAGCGAACACCCCCCGGTGGTGTCGGAGGGGTTTGAGGTGGCGCTGCTGGCACCCCAAGTCGCCCTGCTGACCTACCGAAGCGCCCATCGGCAGGCCGATGGGACTTTGCACCTGCACACCCATCGATCGTCGGTGTGGGTGCAGGACGGCGGCGAATGGAGGTTGCGGTATCACCAGGGGACGCCGGCATCCTCAAATTGA
- a CDS encoding LysR substrate-binding domain-containing protein: protein MDTKWLEDFISLAETRSFSRSAQLRHVTQPAFSRRIQALEAWAGIDLVDRSSYPTRLTPAGETFHAQAMEMLGALQATRNMMRGHQVAGQDMIEFAVPHTLAFTFFPHWLMELKQQFHGLKSRLIALNVHDAALRLTEGSCDLLIAYHHATQPLQLSADRYDMLCLGYETLAPFAKAGAEGGPLFRLPGTPRQPVPFLSYAAGAYLARLVEQVLKRTAQPAHLDPIYETDMAEGLKAMALEGHGLAFLPVSSVRKELRARRLVQAGAPEDELTMEVRIYRERPGGSRHAKPVAQEVWDFLESQARNGR, encoded by the coding sequence ATGGACACCAAGTGGCTTGAAGACTTCATCAGCCTGGCCGAGACGCGCAGCTTCTCGCGCTCGGCCCAGCTGCGCCACGTCACCCAGCCCGCCTTCTCGCGCCGCATCCAGGCGCTGGAGGCCTGGGCCGGCATCGACCTGGTGGACCGCTCCAGCTACCCCACGCGGCTCACCCCCGCGGGCGAGACCTTCCACGCCCAGGCCATGGAGATGCTGGGCGCCCTGCAGGCCACCCGCAACATGATGCGCGGCCACCAGGTGGCGGGGCAGGACATGATCGAGTTCGCGGTGCCGCACACCCTGGCCTTCACCTTCTTCCCGCACTGGCTGATGGAGCTCAAGCAGCAGTTCCACGGCCTGAAGAGCCGGCTCATCGCGCTGAACGTGCACGACGCCGCGCTGCGCCTGACCGAAGGCAGCTGCGACCTGCTCATCGCCTACCACCACGCCACCCAGCCGCTGCAGCTCAGCGCCGACCGCTACGACATGCTCTGCCTGGGCTACGAGACCCTGGCCCCCTTTGCCAAAGCGGGGGCCGAGGGCGGGCCCCTGTTCCGCCTGCCCGGCACGCCGCGCCAGCCGGTGCCCTTCCTCAGCTACGCGGCCGGCGCCTACCTGGCGCGCCTGGTGGAGCAGGTGCTCAAGCGCACCGCCCAGCCCGCCCACCTGGACCCCATCTACGAAACCGACATGGCCGAGGGCCTGAAAGCCATGGCCCTGGAAGGCCACGGCCTGGCCTTTCTGCCGGTGAGTTCGGTGCGCAAGGAGCTGCGCGCCCGCCGCCTGGTGCAGGCCGGCGCGCCGGAGGACGAGCTGACCATGGAAGTGCGCATCTACCGCGAGCGCCCGGGTGGCAGCCGCCACGCCAAGCCGGTGGCCCAGGAGGTCTGGGACTTCCTGGAGAGCCAGGCCCGCAATGGCCGCTGA
- a CDS encoding transporter substrate-binding domain-containing protein, which yields MGAGVAAWGAPQAATPALPDSPTLARIAETGTINLGHRESSVPFSYYDNKRQVVGYSQDLMLKVADAIKAELKLPALTLRLVPVTSQNRIPLVQNGTVDLECGSTSHTTERAMQVAFSTSFFVISTRLLVKRDGGPRDFPELAGRRVVVTSGTTSERLLRSYNESHGSRIQLLTARDHGDAFQALENGQVDALMLDDALLYGERAKARNPDDWIVTGTPMSSEVYGCMMRKDDPGFKAVVDRALTRLMTSGEASKIYTRWFQRPIPPKGLNLNWPPSEALLKLFRQPDDRPSP from the coding sequence ATGGGTGCTGGCGTGGCCGCCTGGGGCGCGCCGCAGGCGGCCACGCCGGCATTGCCGGATTCGCCCACCCTGGCCCGCATTGCGGAGACGGGCACCATCAACCTGGGCCACCGCGAGTCCTCGGTGCCGTTCTCGTACTACGACAACAAGCGCCAGGTGGTGGGCTATTCGCAGGACCTGATGCTGAAGGTGGCCGATGCCATCAAGGCCGAGCTGAAGCTGCCGGCGCTGACGCTGCGCCTGGTGCCGGTCACCTCGCAGAACCGCATTCCCCTGGTGCAGAACGGCACGGTGGATCTGGAATGCGGCTCCACCTCGCACACCACGGAGCGGGCCATGCAGGTGGCGTTCTCCACCTCCTTCTTCGTCATCAGCACGCGGCTGCTGGTCAAGCGCGATGGCGGGCCGCGGGACTTCCCCGAACTGGCCGGCCGCCGCGTGGTGGTCACGTCAGGCACCACGTCCGAACGCCTGCTGCGCAGCTACAACGAGTCGCACGGCAGCCGCATTCAGCTGCTGACGGCGCGTGACCATGGCGATGCCTTCCAGGCCCTGGAAAACGGCCAGGTGGATGCGCTGATGCTGGACGACGCGCTGCTCTATGGCGAGCGCGCCAAGGCCCGCAACCCGGACGACTGGATCGTCACCGGCACGCCCATGTCGTCCGAGGTGTACGGTTGCATGATGCGCAAGGACGACCCCGGCTTCAAGGCCGTGGTGGACCGCGCGTTGACCCGCTTGATGACCTCGGGCGAGGCGTCGAAGATCTACACCCGTTGGTTCCAGCGCCCCATTCCGCCCAAGGGGCTCAACCTCAATTGGCCTCCGTCGGAGGCGCTGCTCAAGTTGTTCCGCCAGCCGGACGATCGGCCCTCGCCCTGA
- a CDS encoding ABCB family ABC transporter ATP-binding protein/permease, protein MRRSSPVTESAATPRQHGDWAILRQLAPYFWQYRTRVVLALLCLVAAKVANLGVPLLLKHLVDAMNLPASDPRALLVVPAGLLLGYAALRLSASLFTELRELVFAKATHGASREIALQVFRHMHALSLRFHLERQTGGMTRDIERGTRALQSLISYSLYTILPTLVELGLALALLGGKFDMGFVWITLGALVGYGIFTISLTEWRTQFRRKMNELDSKAHQRAVDALLNYETVKYFNNEDFEARRYDEGLDAYRRAQITSQTTLSVLNVGQQAIIALSLLAMLWRATAGVVAGHLTLGDLVLINTLLIQLYIPLNFLGVLYREVKQSLTDLDKMFTLMGREREVADAPEARPLQLQGAAVRFEAVDFAYDPARPILKGLSFDIPAGQTVAVVGASGAGKSTLARLLYRFYDVQGGRITIDGQDIRQVTQDSLRKAIGIVPQDTVLFNDTIAYNIAYGRPDATPAEVEAVARAARIHDFIVAQPKGYDTMVGERGLKLSGGEKQRVAIARTLLKNPPILVFDEATSALDSANERAIQAELASAARGRTTLVIAHRLSTVVDAHEILVMEAGQVVERGTHAALLARAGAYARMWALQHSSTRPAATEKNTHGHQVA, encoded by the coding sequence ATGCGTCGAAGTTCGCCTGTGACCGAATCGGCGGCCACGCCCCGGCAGCATGGGGATTGGGCCATCCTGCGGCAGCTGGCGCCGTACTTCTGGCAGTACCGCACGCGGGTGGTGCTGGCGCTGCTGTGCCTGGTGGCGGCCAAGGTGGCCAACCTGGGGGTGCCGCTGCTGCTCAAGCACCTGGTGGACGCGATGAACCTGCCCGCCAGCGACCCGCGCGCCCTGCTGGTGGTGCCGGCCGGGCTGCTGCTGGGCTATGCGGCGCTGCGTCTGTCGGCCTCGCTGTTCACCGAGCTGCGTGAACTCGTCTTCGCCAAGGCCACGCACGGCGCCTCGCGCGAGATCGCGCTGCAGGTCTTCCGCCACATGCATGCGCTGTCGCTGCGCTTCCATCTGGAACGCCAGACCGGCGGCATGACGCGCGACATCGAGCGCGGCACCCGGGCCCTGCAGTCGCTCATCTCCTACTCGCTCTACACCATCCTGCCCACGCTGGTGGAGCTGGGCCTGGCGCTGGCGCTGCTGGGCGGCAAGTTCGACATGGGCTTTGTGTGGATCACCCTGGGCGCGCTGGTGGGCTACGGCATCTTCACCATCAGCCTGACCGAGTGGCGCACCCAGTTCCGCCGCAAGATGAACGAGCTGGACTCCAAGGCCCACCAGCGGGCCGTGGACGCACTGCTGAACTACGAGACGGTCAAGTACTTCAACAACGAGGACTTCGAGGCCCGCCGCTACGACGAGGGCCTGGACGCCTACCGCCGCGCCCAGATCACCTCGCAGACCACGCTCTCCGTGCTCAACGTGGGCCAGCAGGCCATCATCGCGCTGTCGCTGCTGGCCATGCTGTGGCGGGCCACGGCCGGCGTGGTGGCCGGCCACCTCACGCTGGGCGACCTGGTGCTGATCAACACCCTGCTGATCCAGCTCTACATCCCGCTGAACTTCCTGGGCGTGCTCTACCGCGAGGTCAAGCAGAGCCTGACCGACCTGGACAAGATGTTCACGCTGATGGGCCGCGAACGCGAGGTGGCCGACGCCCCCGAGGCCCGGCCGCTGCAGCTGCAGGGCGCCGCGGTGCGCTTCGAGGCGGTGGACTTCGCCTACGACCCGGCGCGCCCCATCCTCAAGGGCCTGTCCTTCGACATCCCGGCCGGCCAGACGGTGGCCGTGGTGGGCGCCAGCGGCGCCGGCAAGAGCACGCTGGCCCGGCTGCTCTACCGCTTCTACGACGTGCAGGGCGGGCGCATCACCATCGACGGGCAGGACATCCGCCAGGTCACGCAGGACAGCCTGCGCAAGGCCATCGGCATCGTCCCGCAGGACACCGTGCTGTTCAACGACACCATCGCCTACAACATCGCCTACGGCCGGCCCGACGCCACGCCGGCCGAGGTGGAGGCCGTGGCCCGCGCCGCCCGCATCCACGACTTCATCGTCGCCCAGCCCAAGGGCTACGACACCATGGTGGGCGAGCGCGGCCTGAAGCTCTCCGGCGGCGAAAAGCAGCGCGTGGCCATCGCCCGCACCCTGCTGAAGAACCCGCCCATCCTGGTCTTCGACGAAGCCACCTCGGCGCTGGATTCGGCCAACGAGCGCGCCATCCAGGCCGAGCTGGCCAGCGCCGCGCGCGGCCGCACCACGCTGGTCATCGCCCACCGCCTGTCCACCGTGGTGGACGCGCACGAGATCCTGGTGATGGAGGCCGGCCAAGTGGTGGAGCGCGGCACCCACGCCGCGCTGCTGGCCCGCGCCGGCGCCTATGCCCGCATGTGGGCCCTGCAGCACAGCAGCACCCGCCCCGCCGCCACCGAGAAGAACACCCATGGACACCAAGTGGCTTGA
- a CDS encoding DUF4062 domain-containing protein: protein MARPRVFVSSTYYDLKHLRSSIENFIEQLGYEPVLSEKDSIAYLPDTALDESCYREARSCDLFVLIIGGRYGSAASNQRKSQNIDFYEKYESITNREYDSASERDIPTYILIDASVDAEYQTYLKNKDNKAIKYAHVDSVNIFGLIESIREKQKNNPVKLFSKYSEIEGWLKEQWAGTFRELIHRMSTQHKIQEIDSKILDLTQTAETLKRYMEEVVSKVSPEKQDAIDIIRQENERLKIAKRDAELKSYRYIQHLMDTHKKGIDEIRTSLSTEKSYHGFLTRIFKSKYGILKVPPCACSSKAFEELNGARQYLDLNPFPGEDLEEVRVTHRPTSISRNTEELLEKFARSSKGIVTSKPEVKVSPRKMPASKNSERKAPTRKSPAKKTPPKENG from the coding sequence ATGGCCCGCCCACGTGTCTTCGTCAGCTCAACGTACTATGACCTAAAGCACTTGAGGTCCTCCATTGAAAATTTCATAGAGCAACTTGGCTATGAGCCTGTTCTCTCAGAGAAGGACTCAATTGCCTATTTGCCGGACACCGCATTGGACGAGTCCTGTTACAGAGAGGCGAGAAGCTGTGACTTGTTTGTGCTAATAATTGGCGGACGCTATGGCAGCGCAGCAAGCAATCAGCGCAAGAGCCAGAATATCGACTTCTATGAAAAATATGAAAGCATTACAAATCGAGAATACGACAGCGCATCCGAAAGAGACATACCAACATATATTCTGATTGACGCTTCGGTAGACGCCGAATATCAAACATACCTCAAGAACAAAGACAACAAAGCCATTAAGTACGCACACGTCGACTCAGTCAATATATTTGGACTGATAGAGTCGATACGAGAAAAACAAAAAAACAACCCCGTCAAGCTATTCAGCAAATACTCGGAGATTGAGGGCTGGTTAAAAGAGCAATGGGCCGGCACATTCAGGGAGTTAATCCATAGAATGTCCACGCAACACAAGATTCAAGAAATTGACTCCAAGATTCTAGATCTAACTCAAACTGCAGAGACACTGAAGCGCTACATGGAAGAGGTGGTTTCAAAGGTGTCACCAGAAAAACAGGATGCAATTGATATAATTCGACAGGAAAACGAACGGCTGAAAATTGCGAAGCGAGACGCTGAACTCAAATCATACCGATATATTCAGCATTTAATGGATACCCACAAAAAAGGCATCGATGAAATCCGCACTTCATTGAGCACCGAGAAGTCGTACCACGGTTTTCTGACGCGCATATTCAAGTCAAAGTACGGAATACTAAAAGTACCTCCGTGCGCATGCAGCAGCAAAGCATTTGAAGAATTAAATGGGGCCCGTCAATATTTAGATCTAAATCCATTCCCTGGCGAGGACCTCGAAGAAGTTAGAGTTACACACCGACCTACATCAATAAGCCGCAATACCGAGGAGTTGCTGGAAAAATTTGCGCGCAGCAGCAAAGGTATTGTCACTTCTAAACCAGAGGTTAAGGTATCCCCAAGAAAAATGCCTGCGAGCAAAAACTCTGAGAGGAAAGCTCCCACAAGGAAATCTCCAGCAAAAAAGACGCCCCCAAAGGAAAATGGCTAA
- a CDS encoding EcsC family protein, giving the protein MKFYRLPDRVCCRKATKICDKKINGIVVAALNKSASAALWSLDNEPGRTSSTKINKLYAAASGAAGGAFGFLALGVELPITTTIMMRAVADVARSEGFDLEDFDTKQACIEVFALGGNSSSDDAADTGYYAVRSFATQTMRHLSKELAELAAKQTTKNAQKLVAEQSGKWLATLIEKVAARFGVVVTEKFAAQAVPVVGAVAGASINLLFTDFYQDMARGHFIVKRLERTYGFDDVKSAYQQIKKPDRGARA; this is encoded by the coding sequence ATCAAATTTTATCGGCTCCCCGATAGAGTTTGTTGTCGCAAAGCTACCAAAATTTGCGACAAAAAAATTAATGGCATTGTCGTTGCTGCTCTAAATAAGTCCGCGTCTGCGGCGCTGTGGAGCCTCGATAATGAGCCGGGCAGGACATCTTCAACAAAGATCAACAAACTTTACGCAGCGGCATCTGGAGCCGCGGGCGGCGCCTTCGGATTCCTTGCCCTTGGGGTTGAGCTCCCAATAACCACGACAATTATGATGAGAGCTGTTGCAGATGTTGCACGCAGCGAGGGATTCGATCTAGAAGATTTTGATACAAAACAAGCATGTATTGAGGTTTTCGCCCTTGGCGGCAACTCAAGCTCCGATGATGCAGCAGACACTGGGTACTATGCGGTAAGAAGTTTTGCCACACAGACAATGCGACACCTCTCGAAAGAACTTGCAGAATTGGCCGCAAAACAAACAACAAAGAACGCGCAAAAGCTTGTAGCCGAGCAATCTGGAAAATGGCTCGCCACACTAATTGAAAAAGTCGCTGCGCGATTTGGAGTTGTTGTTACTGAAAAATTCGCTGCACAAGCAGTGCCTGTCGTAGGAGCAGTTGCTGGCGCAAGTATCAATCTGCTTTTCACTGACTTCTATCAGGACATGGCCCGAGGACACTTTATTGTCAAACGACTAGAGCGCACCTATGGTTTTGATGACGTGAAAAGTGCATACCAGCAAATAAAAAAACCAGACCGTGGCGCACGCGCCTAA